In Flavobacterium sp. N3904, one DNA window encodes the following:
- a CDS encoding DUF1573 domain-containing protein gives MKNSITFIVLLFISSISFAQSGPRIDIHQADNTVDYGKVTKQNDNGIRNFTFTNTGDAPLIIISIQSTASCTITYKPSQPILPGKADRIEIKYNMTLGPIRKTITVDTNAINYDEGRVPLKIKGEVLSN, from the coding sequence ATGAAAAATAGTATAACATTTATCGTATTGCTTTTTATAAGTAGTATTAGCTTCGCTCAAAGCGGCCCTAGAATAGATATTCATCAAGCAGACAATACAGTTGACTATGGCAAAGTAACCAAACAAAACGACAACGGTATTAGGAATTTTACATTTACAAATACTGGAGATGCACCATTAATTATTATATCAATTCAATCGACTGCAAGTTGCACAATAACATACAAACCTAGTCAACCCATTCTTCCTGGAAAAGCTGATCGGATTGAAATAAAATATAATATGACTCTTGGTCCAATTCGAAAAACCATTACCGTAGACACAAACGCGATAAATTATGATGAAGGTAGGGTTCCCTTAAA